The Vibrio splendidus genome has a window encoding:
- the grxB gene encoding glutaredoxin 2 — protein sequence MKLYIYDHCPFCARVAYIAQSLGLNIELISVDYDDAQTLIDLIGKKMVPVLQKNDGSIMAESLDIIVYFMDLKSSDEKREPSEQAALFQSRAFPLTQQIGRPRWWNLDLAEYRSAGAKEAWRASKETEGFNFEELLEKTPQYVQLINPLLKDAELLLDLENGESSLPLVDQALYFSMLRGFCVEPSITWPPALERWLEKQSQTLGIKLLR from the coding sequence ATGAAGCTTTACATTTACGACCACTGCCCTTTCTGTGCAAGAGTTGCCTACATCGCTCAATCTTTAGGCTTGAACATCGAACTTATATCTGTGGATTATGATGATGCCCAAACCCTTATCGATCTGATCGGTAAGAAGATGGTGCCAGTCCTACAAAAAAACGACGGTTCGATTATGGCTGAAAGCCTAGACATCATTGTTTACTTCATGGATTTGAAATCAAGTGACGAGAAACGTGAGCCATCTGAGCAGGCTGCGCTTTTTCAAAGCCGCGCTTTCCCTCTTACTCAACAGATCGGACGCCCACGTTGGTGGAACCTCGACTTGGCTGAATATCGCTCTGCTGGAGCCAAAGAGGCTTGGCGTGCAAGTAAAGAGACCGAAGGTTTTAACTTTGAAGAGCTCTTAGAAAAGACCCCACAATACGTTCAACTGATTAACCCATTACTGAAAGATGCAGAGCTTCTATTGGATCTAGAGAATGGTGAATCATCGCTACCTTTAGTTGATCAAGCACTCTATTTCTCAATGCTTCGTGGCTTCTGTGTTGAACCAAGTATCACATGGCCACCAGCACTTGAGCGTTGGTTAGAAAAACAGAGTCAAACGTTAGGCATTAAGCTTCTTCGCTAA
- the ppsR gene encoding posphoenolpyruvate synthetase regulatory kinase/phosphorylase PpsR — MQIDIQSRDVFYVSDGTAITCETLGHVVLGQFPFEANEKTFPFVESEDKLSDLLKEIEISYRDTGNHPLVFFSIVIPDIKQKLLEAPAHCYDVLESIVQKVQDDTQMAPVPKLQRSRSVNKDSVKYFDRIAAIEYTLAHDDGITLKGLEEADIILLGVSRSGKTPTSLYMAMQFGLRVANYPFIHDDLARLKLLPEFEIYRHKLFGLTIDAERLTEIRENRLAGSEYASDSQCLYELQTVESMFRREAIPYINTSSLSVEEISTRILERTGLRRRLL, encoded by the coding sequence ATGCAAATTGATATCCAAAGTCGTGATGTATTCTATGTTTCTGATGGAACGGCCATAACATGTGAGACTTTAGGGCATGTTGTTCTAGGTCAATTCCCATTCGAAGCTAATGAAAAAACCTTCCCGTTTGTCGAAAGTGAGGACAAACTTTCTGATTTATTAAAAGAGATCGAAATTTCGTATCGTGATACGGGCAACCACCCGTTAGTCTTTTTTTCGATTGTGATTCCAGACATCAAGCAGAAGCTCTTGGAGGCACCAGCGCATTGTTATGACGTGCTAGAGAGTATTGTGCAGAAAGTGCAAGACGATACCCAAATGGCCCCGGTGCCTAAGCTGCAGCGCTCTCGTAGTGTTAATAAAGATTCAGTGAAGTACTTCGACCGTATTGCTGCGATTGAATACACGTTGGCTCATGATGATGGCATCACGCTGAAAGGGCTTGAAGAGGCGGATATCATCCTATTGGGTGTGTCTCGAAGCGGTAAGACACCGACAAGTTTGTATATGGCGATGCAGTTTGGCTTGCGCGTAGCGAACTATCCGTTCATTCATGATGACTTGGCGCGCTTGAAGCTGTTACCCGAATTTGAGATCTACCGACACAAGCTGTTTGGTTTAACCATTGATGCGGAAAGGTTGACTGAAATCCGAGAGAACCGTTTAGCCGGAAGTGAATACGCGAGTGATTCGCAATGCTTGTATGAGTTGCAAACGGTAGAGTCGATGTTTCGCCGAGAAGCGATACCTTACATCAACACGTCATCGCTATCGGTTGAAGAAATTTCAACGCGAATTTTGGAGCGAACAGGGTTGAGAAGGCGCTTGTTGTAG